The nucleotide sequence AGAGTCTCGAAATCGATCACCTTGAACTGATCGCCGAAACGCGGATGCTTTTCGAATTTTCCCTGCGCCCGAATCGTCGAACCCACCTCCAGTCCCGCGAGATTGCCGACGACCACCGTGCGCCGATCGTCGCCATGCTCGACCGGCGTGACGATTACCGCGACCGAATAGCCGCTGTTGTCATTGACGTAGAGGACCTGGTCGAGGATGCCTTCGACGGTTTCCTGGTTTTGCGGTGCTGCCACGAACTGAGGATTACGCTTGGATGACTCTGCGTCTAGTTGGAGCCCCGGTGATCCGTCCACAACGGCGCTCCCGGCGCTCGTCGCGCCGATCATAGAACAAGTAACGCGAGTGTTCGCAAGCATCGCGACCTATCGGGTAGTGGGCGGTTTTGGAAAATGAGCCGTCGAAACTACTCAATCCTCGAAAAACGACTGGAACGCATCAAGCACGTCGGCAACCTTCAGTTGGAGCAACTCAAGCGTCTCTATGACCGGCGATTCATCGCGGAACTTTATTGGCAGCGTCAGATTGTACTCCACGTGCATGGGATCGTTCACGACTCCAGATGGTGTTTGGCGGTTGAACACGTGAAAAGGTATGCGATACATCGTCTGTCCGCTCGTGCGCATGAATATCGGATCACGGTGTTTGTCAGTATCGGTGAGTTCTCGGATTTTACGTATCCAGGTGTTTCCGTTGTACGGTTGGAGCTTCTCGATCACTGTCACTTGTTTGCCCTTAACGCCTTTGAGCAGGGACGGAATTTGACGTGCGAAGTCCTTTGGAGTCTCACAAATCGGAAATTGCAGGCTCTCATTGATGGGTTTCGAGTTCAAAATCACAAGAGAGCTCACAAGGTAGTTAAGAGCGGTACGAAGCGGCTGAACGATCTCGCTCACGTCCAGTTCAAAGCTTTTGATGGGATTCGGAAATTCGTAGCTGACGTCGCGCGGGTTTCGTCGATTTAGTTGCGGAACGACGACATCATGTTGGAGTTCCCTAAATTCTTCTATTCGGACTTTGAAATCCGACAAGCGTTCTTTGGACCGCTCTACTCGACGATAGGCGTCATCCAGTGAAGCCATTTAATCAAGGCGGAGTGGCGGAAGAAGATCGTATTTCTCCGCGAGGTCGTGGAGCGCTTGATGCGCCCGTGCTGCACCGCCGAGGGTTTCGCCATTGAGGCCAGCGAGGATAACCATGTCTCGAATCTCAGTTAACAAACTCACGATCTGAGATTCAGTTTCCGATTCTGTATTGCGTCGTGCCATATTTCTGTCATACTACGCTCATGCCTTCCCGAGCAAGCAGAGGCGGTAAACGCGCCGATTCCATTCAGAACGCCCTTCGCGTCGTAGAAGAGGCGACTGGTGACGTATTGAAGCCCGCAGAGGGCAAGAATCCCCATGCGCAGGCGCTATCGGCGCTCGGAGCGTCGAAGGGCGGGAAGGCTCGGGCAGCTAATCTGTCAGAGAAGCGTCGGAAGGAAATAGCGCGAAAGGCCGCGAAATCTAGATGGGCGTCGCAGTCGAAGCCTTCTCGGTGAACGGAAGTTCTAAGTTATTGCCCTTTCTTGGAAACGCACGGTTCACCAACCTGTAGAAATCATTCCACGAGCTTGACGCTCGCATAAATCCGATTAGGGCATACAGATGCTGGGCCAGCGCGGGATGGCCAACATCTTCCGTGAACAATTGATGGTGTCTGCCTTTGCGACGGCCTCTATCATCCTTCGGGTTTCGTTCTTCAAGTTCCTTTAGCAGGCTCGGGAGAATCCGTTCGTACACGAGATCGATGGTGTATTTTGCGACAACGCTGTAACGATTCTTTGACATGCCTTTCCATTCCCAATTCTTGAGCCGATAAATCTGTTCATAAAATTCGTCTGGGAATCGCTTAGCCCAAGCAGCTAATTCCTTTCTCAGAAACTTATCGAGAAGCGCCTGTAGAGCTTCTCGTGCTCGGACACTCTGAAATCCGGTGGCCTCATCGATCAAAGCGATCAGTCCAATCGTCGCGAACCCGCGATAAAGAATCCTGCATGCCTCAGCGATATGTTCTTGATTTGGCCGAAGTTTTTTCGCGTATCGCGCGTCCATAAAAACTTGGCAGACCAACGGCAGAAGCTCCGCACGATAGCCGATAGCAATTTGACCGTTCAATCTAAAAAGTACAGGTTTGGAATTCTCTTCTAACTCCTTGGGAATAAAGGGTTTCAGGTTGTCCGCTGTCAAAAATACGGGCAGTTGGAATTCCTTGTCAAAAGCCC is from Candidatus Binatus sp. and encodes:
- a CDS encoding P63C domain-containing protein, with protein sequence MDESMQSKGGRARAKALSATERSEIAKKAAEARWSPDILNATHPGTLQIGDAEISCAVLEDGETHVLTRATFVRAIGRRGKVKGGRAFDKEFQLPVFLTADNLKPFIPKELEENSKPVLFRLNGQIAIGYRAELLPLVCQVFMDARYAKKLRPNQEHIAEACRILYRGFATIGLIALIDEATGFQSVRAREALQALLDKFLRKELAAWAKRFPDEFYEQIYRLKNWEWKGMSKNRYSVVAKYTIDLVYERILPSLLKELEERNPKDDRGRRKGRHHQLFTEDVGHPALAQHLYALIGFMRASSSWNDFYRLVNRAFPRKGNNLELPFTEKASTATPI